One region of Daphnia pulicaria isolate SC F1-1A chromosome 7, SC_F0-13Bv2, whole genome shotgun sequence genomic DNA includes:
- the LOC124351119 gene encoding potassium channel subfamily T member 2-like isoform X4, with protein sequence MYNKPLSNEGAITNTTNHTSFVQWLANIMHVIYGCEVGNKSEYLAAYEKTPQQFMDNPIIHWEAIWWIDRPTALWVIEVIFALISLVEALLVAYLSYKGNILQEILSFYFILELVNTIPYVFTMFYSPLRHLFIPVFLNCWLAKRALENMFNDLHRAMQRSQSALSQQLMVLSATLLCLVFTSVCGVQHFQRAGHRHFNLFQSCYFVVVTFSTVGYGDYVPDIWPSQLYMVVMICVALIVLPTQFEQLAFTWMERKKLGGTYSSHRAQSERHVVVCSTSLHADTIMDFLNEFYAHPLLQDYYVVLLSPIELDTTMRMILQVPMWAQRVIYIQGSCLKDADLARARMNDAEACFVLAARNYCDKTAADEHTILRSWAVKDFAPEVPQYVQIFRPENKLHVKFAQHVVCEDEFKYALLANNCLAPGTSTLVTLLLHTSRGQEGQVSDEEWHRLYGKCSGNEIYHILLAESRFFGEYDGKSFTYASFHSHRKYGVALVGVRPAELPEFYEETILLNPGPRHIMKKTDICFYMSITKEENSAFVATPTACSSDPAAQMQQQPTSSSTQQTNLEAGVTSTPSGGFKSKETVLTTTTTTSGITSARHIIPTSRTQTSFQGNIYDGLPARCSSPNLFDTGMPRRGSFINRNDSVDSTTACSLGNQSLGNAAILGGGSNFLGVPKSDSPGLLAVPTGHCESRRPSILPVPDMFSGSTINLVAGHQAATEDSEDEIEDDVPWPAPTEKISIVKGFPPVSPYIGVSPTLCYLLKEKKPLCCLQLTQVCEHSSHRSAKEYNWSNKVIILAADYASTGIYNFVIPLRAHFRTKSSLNPIVLLLERKPDVAFLDSISYFPFVYWMLGTIDCLDDLIKAGIILAENVVVVNKEFSNSAEEDTLSDCNTIVSVQTMFKFFPSIKTITELSQSSNMRFMQFRAHDKYALHLSRMEKAEKERGSHISYMFRLPFAAGSVFSASMLDTLLYQAFVKDYVITFVRLLLGIDQAPGSGFLSSMKITKEDMWIRTYGRLYQKLCSTTCEIPIGIYRTQDTSNSETTSEDMAREDTGCADIPRRGNYEGPVHSRQHPGRVSLLTDEARDNHTQLIERAEIASLVRSRMDSLGIDTLDYDDVSEKRSSLSYVIINPSCDLKLEEGDIIYLIRPSPFSAQKTFERHNSRRRSHINICEERRRRNSTKPMPQKANSLSLPDSPDISLGPPSGLGANRGRSHSLRVDDILMRRSSSLRQGLIARNTSSVEEVSLNLEPSVGIGGSFGGAGFRGGSIKIPLNGSIGLEVTPPADQQCSDSEESLDFRGTIV encoded by the exons ATGTACAACAAACCATTGAGCAACGAAGGAGCAATAACAAACACGACGAATCACACATCATTCGTACAGTGGCTTGCGAATATAATGCATGTGAT TTACGGGTGCGAGGTGGGCAATAAAAGCGAGTACCTGGCCGCCTACGAGAAGACACCTCAACAGTTTATGGACAACCCCATCATTCACTGGGAAGCCATTTGGTGGATCGATCGACCCACGGCCCTATGGGTCATTGAAGTGATTTTTGCTCTCATTAGCCTAGTCGAGGCTCTACTCGTTGCTTATCTCAGCTACAAA GGAAACATCTTGCAAGAAATTCTTTCATTCTATTTCATTCTGGAGCTCGTCAATACCATTCCGTACGTTTTCACG ATGTTCTACTCGCCATTACGTCACCTCTTCATTCCCGTCTTCCTTAATTGTTGGTTGGCCAAACGGGCCCTCGAAAACATGTTT AATGACCTCCATCGGGCGATGCAACGTTCACAATCTGCCCTGTCTCAACAGCTTATGGTGCTATCGGCCACGCTTCTCTGCCTAGTTTTTACCAG TGTATGTGGAGTGCAGCATTTTCAGCGGGCCGGTCATCGCCACTTCAATTTGTTCCAGTCGTGCTACTTTGTGGTAGTGACGTTTTCTACGG TTGGTTACGGTGACTATGTTCCGGACATTTGGCCTTCGCAACTCTACATGGTCGTTATGATTTGCGTGGCACTCATCGTCTTACCCACACAG TTCGAGCAGCTGGCCTTTACCTGGATGGAACGCAAAAAACTG GGAGGCACATATTCTTCCCATCGAGCCCAGTCGGAGCGTCACGTCGTAGTCTGTTCGACGTCATTGCATGCAGACACCATAATGGACTTTCTCAACGAGTTCTATGCGCATCCTCTTCTCCAG GATTATTACGTTGTGCTGCTGTCACCGATCGAACTGGACACGACAATGCGGATGATTCTACAGGTGCCAATGTGGGCGCAACGAGTCATCTACATTCAAGGATCGTGCCTGAAAGATGCGGATTTGGCAAGGGCGCGGATGAACGATGCCGAGGCCTGCTTCGTTCTCGCCGCCAGGAACTACTGTGATAAGACAGCAGCC gATGAACACACGATTTTACGTTCGTGGGCCGTCAAAGATTTTGCGCCGGAAGTGCCCCAGTATGTTCAGATTTTCCGACCGGAGAACAAGCTGCACGTCAAGTTTGCACAGCACGTTGTGTGTGAGGACGAATTCAAG TACGCCTTGCTGGCTAACAACTGCTTGGCTCCTGGGACGTCCACTCTGGTAACACTACTTCTCCACACGTCTCGTGGCCA GGAAGGTCAAGTGTCCGACGAAGAGTGGCACAGGCTGTACGGCAAGTGCAGTGGCAATGAGATCTACCACATCTTGCTGGCCGAGAGCCGCTTCTTTGGCGAATACGACGGCAAAAGTTTCACGTACGCCAGTTTTCATTCCCACCGCAAGTACGGAGTGGCGCTGGTGGGAGTCAGGCCGGCCGAGTTGCCGGAATTCTACGAAGAAACCATCCTGCTGAACCCCGGCCCGCGACACATCATGAAAAAGACGGACATTTGCTTTTACATGAGCATCACCAAAGAGGAGAATTCGGCCTTCGTGGCGACACCCACGGCCTGCAGTTCGGATCCAGCCGCCCAGATGCAACAACAGCCAACCAGTAGTAGCACACAGCAAACTAATTTGGAGGCTGGAGTGACTTCGACTCCGTCAGGAGGTTTCAAATCGAAAGAAACCGttttgacgacgacgacgacgacaagcgGAATCACGTCGGCCCGACACATCATTCCGACTAGCCGAACGCAGACCTCGTTCCAGGGAAATATTTACGACGGATTACCAGCTCGCTGTTCGTCGCCAAACT TATTTGACACTGGGATGCCGCGCCGGGGCAGTTTTATTAATCGCAACGATTCGGTTGACAGCACAACGGCATGTTCGCTAGGAAACCAGAGTCTGGGCAATGCAGCGATTTTGGGCGGCGGAAGCAATTTCCTCGGCGTGCCGAAAAGTGATTCACCGGGCCTTCTAGCCGTTCCGACTGGTCATTGCG AAAGCCGACGGCCAAGCATCTTGCCAGTGCCCGATATGTTCTCGGGCTCAACCATAAACCTGGTAGCCGGGCATCAGGCAGCCACGGAAGATAGTGAAGATGAGATCGAGGACGACGTTCCTTGGCCTGCTCCCACAGAAAAAATCTC gatcgTGAAAGGTTTTCCTCCGGTGTCACCTTACATCGGCGTTAGCCCCACATTGTGCTACCTactgaaagagaagaaaccaCTTTGCTGCTTACAACTCACTCAG GTGTGCGAGCATTCGAGCCACCGGAGCGCCAAGGAATACAATTGGTCCAACAAAGTCATCATCCTGGCAGCTGACTACGCGTCGACGGGCATCTATAATTTTGTCATTCCGCTGAGAGCTCATTTTCGCACAAAGTCGAGTTTAAATCccattgtgctgctgctggaacgcAAGCCAGATGTTGCCTTCCTCGACTCTATCTCTTATTTCCCTTTCGTCTATTGGATGCTTGGTACAATCGACTG tttggacGATTTAATTAAAGCCGGCATTATACTGGCCGAAAACGTAGTCGTCGTCAACAAGGAATTCTCTAATTCAGCTGAAGAAGACACACTTTCTGATTGCAACACTATCGTCTCGGTTCAGACGATGTTCAA GTTTTTCCCGAGCATTAAAACCATTACGGAACTAAGCCAATCGTCCAACATGCGTTTTATGCAGTTTCGTGCTCATGATAAGTACGCTTTGCATCTGTCACGTATGGAAAAGGCTGAGAAGGAGCGAGGATCACACATTTCCTACATGTTTCGACTGCCCTTTGCGGCCGGAAGCGTTTTCTCAGCCAGCATGTTGGACACTCTACTGTATCAAGCTTTTGTCAAGGACTACGTGATCACCTTCGTCCGTCTCTTGCTTGGCATCGATCAAGCTCCCGGATCCGGATTTCTGAGTtcg ATGAAGATTACCAAGGAAGATATGTGGATCCGCACTTACGGACGACTTTATCAGAAACTGTGTTCCACCACATGTGAAATACCTATTGGCATCTATCGGACGCAAGATACATCCAATTCCGAAACT ACAAGCGAGGATATGGCTCGAGAAGATACTGGCTGTGCTGATATCCCCCGACGAGGGAACTATGAAGGCCCTGTCCATTCACGTCAACATCCCGGCCGTGTTTCACTG CTGACTGACGAGGCTCGTGATAATCATACACAACTCATTGAACGAGCTGAAATTGCCAGCTTAGTTCGTTCAAGGATGGACAGCCTAGGTATCGATACCCTCGACTATGACGATGTTTCAGAAAAGAGATCATCTCTTTCTTATGTCATCATAAACCCCAGCTGTGATTTAAAGCTGGAAGAAGGCGATATCat TTATCTGATCCGACCGAGTCCCTTCTCGGCTCAGAAGACGTTCGAACGACACAACAGTCGCCGTCGATCGCACATCAACATTTGCGAAGAAAGACGTCGTCGCAACAGCACTAAACCGATGCCACAAAAAGCCAATTCCCTCTCGCTACCGGATAGCCCAGACATCTCGTTAGGTCCCCCATCCGGCCTGGGTGCAAATCGTGGCAGATCTCATTCACTTCGTGTCGACGACATATTAATGAGACGGTCTAGTTCTCTACGACAAGGGTTAATCGCACGTAACACGTCAAGTGTAGAGGAAGTCAGTTTAAATTTGGAGCCTTCAGTAGGGATTGGTGGCTCTTTTGGCGGGGCGGGGTTCCGTGGAGGAAGCATCAAAATTCCTCTTAACGGCAGCATTGGTTTGGAGGTGACTCCACCGGCCGATCAACAGTGTAGCGACTCTGAGGAGTCTCTAGACTTTCGTGGTACGATCGTATGA
- the LOC124351119 gene encoding potassium channel subfamily T member 2-like isoform X1, giving the protein MSNVFFFRLHKLRRQQEQDQERRQLQQQRRLSGASINGKGKGPMRMGRFRQLARPSLHCPSLVDSNVLTMVPGRLFERPATMDPSDSLDYIALQIPRVRVEYYVNENTFKERLQLYFIRNQRSSLRIRIFNLLIKLLTCLLYVGRVIFDNDPTQATCYGCEVGNKSEYLAAYEKTPQQFMDNPIIHWEAIWWIDRPTALWVIEVIFALISLVEALLVAYLSYKGNILQEILSFYFILELVNTIPYVFTMFYSPLRHLFIPVFLNCWLAKRALENMFNDLHRAMQRSQSALSQQLMVLSATLLCLVFTSVCGVQHFQRAGHRHFNLFQSCYFVVVTFSTVGYGDYVPDIWPSQLYMVVMICVALIVLPTQFEQLAFTWMERKKLGGTYSSHRAQSERHVVVCSTSLHADTIMDFLNEFYAHPLLQDYYVVLLSPIELDTTMRMILQVPMWAQRVIYIQGSCLKDADLARARMNDAEACFVLAARNYCDKTAADEHTILRSWAVKDFAPEVPQYVQIFRPENKLHVKFAQHVVCEDEFKYALLANNCLAPGTSTLVTLLLHTSRGQEGQVSDEEWHRLYGKCSGNEIYHILLAESRFFGEYDGKSFTYASFHSHRKYGVALVGVRPAELPEFYEETILLNPGPRHIMKKTDICFYMSITKEENSAFVATPTACSSDPAAQMQQQPTSSSTQQTNLEAGVTSTPSGGFKSKETVLTTTTTTSGITSARHIIPTSRTQTSFQGNIYDGLPARCSSPNLFDTGMPRRGSFINRNDSVDSTTACSLGNQSLGNAAILGGGSNFLGVPKSDSPGLLAVPTGHCESRRPSILPVPDMFSGSTINLVAGHQAATEDSEDEIEDDVPWPAPTEKISIVKGFPPVSPYIGVSPTLCYLLKEKKPLCCLQLTQVCEHSSHRSAKEYNWSNKVIILAADYASTGIYNFVIPLRAHFRTKSSLNPIVLLLERKPDVAFLDSISYFPFVYWMLGTIDCLDDLIKAGIILAENVVVVNKEFSNSAEEDTLSDCNTIVSVQTMFKFFPSIKTITELSQSSNMRFMQFRAHDKYALHLSRMEKAEKERGSHISYMFRLPFAAGSVFSASMLDTLLYQAFVKDYVITFVRLLLGIDQAPGSGFLSSMKITKEDMWIRTYGRLYQKLCSTTCEIPIGIYRTQDTSNSETTSEDMAREDTGCADIPRRGNYEGPVHSRQHPGRVSLLTDEARDNHTQLIERAEIASLVRSRMDSLGIDTLDYDDVSEKRSSLSYVIINPSCDLKLEEGDIIYLIRPSPFSAQKTFERHNSRRRSHINICEERRRRNSTKPMPQKANSLSLPDSPDISLGPPSGLGANRGRSHSLRVDDILMRRSSSLRQGLIARNTSSVEEVSLNLEPSVGIGGSFGGAGFRGGSIKIPLNGSIGLEVTPPADQQCSDSEESLDFRGTIV; this is encoded by the exons atgtcgaatgtcttcttcttccggctACACAAGCTGCGCCGGCAGCAGGAACAGGATCAAGAGCGTCGccaactgcagcagcagcgcaggcTGTCGGGCGCTAGCATCAACGGCAAAGGAAAGGGGCCGATGAGAATGGGCCGCTTCCGCCAGCTGGCCCGCCCGTCCCTCCACTGCCCGTCGCTGGTCGACTCCAACGTCCTGACCATGGTCCCCGGTCGACTGTTCGAACGGCCCGCCACCATGGATCCGTCAGACAGTCTCGACTATATTGCCTTGCAAATTCCCAG GGTGCGAGTGGAGTATTACGTCAACGAGAACACGTTCAAGGAAAGGCTGCAGCTCTACTTTATTCGCAACCAGCGATCGA GTCTGCGAATCCGTATCTTCAACTTGTTAATCAAGCTACTGACGTGCTTACTCTACGTCGGCCGCGTCATCTTCGATAATGATCCCACTCAAGCCACTTG TTACGGGTGCGAGGTGGGCAATAAAAGCGAGTACCTGGCCGCCTACGAGAAGACACCTCAACAGTTTATGGACAACCCCATCATTCACTGGGAAGCCATTTGGTGGATCGATCGACCCACGGCCCTATGGGTCATTGAAGTGATTTTTGCTCTCATTAGCCTAGTCGAGGCTCTACTCGTTGCTTATCTCAGCTACAAA GGAAACATCTTGCAAGAAATTCTTTCATTCTATTTCATTCTGGAGCTCGTCAATACCATTCCGTACGTTTTCACG ATGTTCTACTCGCCATTACGTCACCTCTTCATTCCCGTCTTCCTTAATTGTTGGTTGGCCAAACGGGCCCTCGAAAACATGTTT AATGACCTCCATCGGGCGATGCAACGTTCACAATCTGCCCTGTCTCAACAGCTTATGGTGCTATCGGCCACGCTTCTCTGCCTAGTTTTTACCAG TGTATGTGGAGTGCAGCATTTTCAGCGGGCCGGTCATCGCCACTTCAATTTGTTCCAGTCGTGCTACTTTGTGGTAGTGACGTTTTCTACGG TTGGTTACGGTGACTATGTTCCGGACATTTGGCCTTCGCAACTCTACATGGTCGTTATGATTTGCGTGGCACTCATCGTCTTACCCACACAG TTCGAGCAGCTGGCCTTTACCTGGATGGAACGCAAAAAACTG GGAGGCACATATTCTTCCCATCGAGCCCAGTCGGAGCGTCACGTCGTAGTCTGTTCGACGTCATTGCATGCAGACACCATAATGGACTTTCTCAACGAGTTCTATGCGCATCCTCTTCTCCAG GATTATTACGTTGTGCTGCTGTCACCGATCGAACTGGACACGACAATGCGGATGATTCTACAGGTGCCAATGTGGGCGCAACGAGTCATCTACATTCAAGGATCGTGCCTGAAAGATGCGGATTTGGCAAGGGCGCGGATGAACGATGCCGAGGCCTGCTTCGTTCTCGCCGCCAGGAACTACTGTGATAAGACAGCAGCC gATGAACACACGATTTTACGTTCGTGGGCCGTCAAAGATTTTGCGCCGGAAGTGCCCCAGTATGTTCAGATTTTCCGACCGGAGAACAAGCTGCACGTCAAGTTTGCACAGCACGTTGTGTGTGAGGACGAATTCAAG TACGCCTTGCTGGCTAACAACTGCTTGGCTCCTGGGACGTCCACTCTGGTAACACTACTTCTCCACACGTCTCGTGGCCA GGAAGGTCAAGTGTCCGACGAAGAGTGGCACAGGCTGTACGGCAAGTGCAGTGGCAATGAGATCTACCACATCTTGCTGGCCGAGAGCCGCTTCTTTGGCGAATACGACGGCAAAAGTTTCACGTACGCCAGTTTTCATTCCCACCGCAAGTACGGAGTGGCGCTGGTGGGAGTCAGGCCGGCCGAGTTGCCGGAATTCTACGAAGAAACCATCCTGCTGAACCCCGGCCCGCGACACATCATGAAAAAGACGGACATTTGCTTTTACATGAGCATCACCAAAGAGGAGAATTCGGCCTTCGTGGCGACACCCACGGCCTGCAGTTCGGATCCAGCCGCCCAGATGCAACAACAGCCAACCAGTAGTAGCACACAGCAAACTAATTTGGAGGCTGGAGTGACTTCGACTCCGTCAGGAGGTTTCAAATCGAAAGAAACCGttttgacgacgacgacgacgacaagcgGAATCACGTCGGCCCGACACATCATTCCGACTAGCCGAACGCAGACCTCGTTCCAGGGAAATATTTACGACGGATTACCAGCTCGCTGTTCGTCGCCAAACT TATTTGACACTGGGATGCCGCGCCGGGGCAGTTTTATTAATCGCAACGATTCGGTTGACAGCACAACGGCATGTTCGCTAGGAAACCAGAGTCTGGGCAATGCAGCGATTTTGGGCGGCGGAAGCAATTTCCTCGGCGTGCCGAAAAGTGATTCACCGGGCCTTCTAGCCGTTCCGACTGGTCATTGCG AAAGCCGACGGCCAAGCATCTTGCCAGTGCCCGATATGTTCTCGGGCTCAACCATAAACCTGGTAGCCGGGCATCAGGCAGCCACGGAAGATAGTGAAGATGAGATCGAGGACGACGTTCCTTGGCCTGCTCCCACAGAAAAAATCTC gatcgTGAAAGGTTTTCCTCCGGTGTCACCTTACATCGGCGTTAGCCCCACATTGTGCTACCTactgaaagagaagaaaccaCTTTGCTGCTTACAACTCACTCAG GTGTGCGAGCATTCGAGCCACCGGAGCGCCAAGGAATACAATTGGTCCAACAAAGTCATCATCCTGGCAGCTGACTACGCGTCGACGGGCATCTATAATTTTGTCATTCCGCTGAGAGCTCATTTTCGCACAAAGTCGAGTTTAAATCccattgtgctgctgctggaacgcAAGCCAGATGTTGCCTTCCTCGACTCTATCTCTTATTTCCCTTTCGTCTATTGGATGCTTGGTACAATCGACTG tttggacGATTTAATTAAAGCCGGCATTATACTGGCCGAAAACGTAGTCGTCGTCAACAAGGAATTCTCTAATTCAGCTGAAGAAGACACACTTTCTGATTGCAACACTATCGTCTCGGTTCAGACGATGTTCAA GTTTTTCCCGAGCATTAAAACCATTACGGAACTAAGCCAATCGTCCAACATGCGTTTTATGCAGTTTCGTGCTCATGATAAGTACGCTTTGCATCTGTCACGTATGGAAAAGGCTGAGAAGGAGCGAGGATCACACATTTCCTACATGTTTCGACTGCCCTTTGCGGCCGGAAGCGTTTTCTCAGCCAGCATGTTGGACACTCTACTGTATCAAGCTTTTGTCAAGGACTACGTGATCACCTTCGTCCGTCTCTTGCTTGGCATCGATCAAGCTCCCGGATCCGGATTTCTGAGTtcg ATGAAGATTACCAAGGAAGATATGTGGATCCGCACTTACGGACGACTTTATCAGAAACTGTGTTCCACCACATGTGAAATACCTATTGGCATCTATCGGACGCAAGATACATCCAATTCCGAAACT ACAAGCGAGGATATGGCTCGAGAAGATACTGGCTGTGCTGATATCCCCCGACGAGGGAACTATGAAGGCCCTGTCCATTCACGTCAACATCCCGGCCGTGTTTCACTG CTGACTGACGAGGCTCGTGATAATCATACACAACTCATTGAACGAGCTGAAATTGCCAGCTTAGTTCGTTCAAGGATGGACAGCCTAGGTATCGATACCCTCGACTATGACGATGTTTCAGAAAAGAGATCATCTCTTTCTTATGTCATCATAAACCCCAGCTGTGATTTAAAGCTGGAAGAAGGCGATATCat TTATCTGATCCGACCGAGTCCCTTCTCGGCTCAGAAGACGTTCGAACGACACAACAGTCGCCGTCGATCGCACATCAACATTTGCGAAGAAAGACGTCGTCGCAACAGCACTAAACCGATGCCACAAAAAGCCAATTCCCTCTCGCTACCGGATAGCCCAGACATCTCGTTAGGTCCCCCATCCGGCCTGGGTGCAAATCGTGGCAGATCTCATTCACTTCGTGTCGACGACATATTAATGAGACGGTCTAGTTCTCTACGACAAGGGTTAATCGCACGTAACACGTCAAGTGTAGAGGAAGTCAGTTTAAATTTGGAGCCTTCAGTAGGGATTGGTGGCTCTTTTGGCGGGGCGGGGTTCCGTGGAGGAAGCATCAAAATTCCTCTTAACGGCAGCATTGGTTTGGAGGTGACTCCACCGGCCGATCAACAGTGTAGCGACTCTGAGGAGTCTCTAGACTTTCGTGGTACGATCGTATGA